The proteins below come from a single Sorghum bicolor cultivar BTx623 chromosome 4, Sorghum_bicolor_NCBIv3, whole genome shotgun sequence genomic window:
- the LOC8073823 gene encoding 60S ribosomal protein L10-1, translating into MGRRPARCYRQIKNKPYPKSRYCRGVPDPKIRIYDVGMKKKGVDEFPFCVHLVSWEKENVSSEALEAARIACNKYMTKSAGKDAFHLRVRVHPFHVLRINKMLSCAGADRLQTGMRGAFGKPQGTCARVDIGQVLLSVRCKESNANHAEEALRRAKFKFPGRQKIIRSRKWGFTKFTRAEYLKYKSEGRIAPDGVNAKLLGVHGPLSKRAPGKAFLAENIQASA; encoded by the exons ATGGGGAGGA GACCAGCAAGATGCTACCGCCAGATCAAGAACAAGCCATACCCGAAGTCAAGGTACTGCCGTGGTGTCCCTGACCCCAAGATCAGGATCTATGATGTtgggatgaagaagaagggagtGGATGAGTTCCCCTTCTGCGTCCACCTGGTGAGTTGGGAGAAGGAGAATGTTTCCAGTGAGGCTCTTGAGGCTGCCCGCATTGCTTGCAACAAGTACATGACCAAGAGTGCCGGGAAGGATGCCTTCCACCTGAGGGTGAGGGTCCACCCATTCCATGTCCTTCGTATCAACAAGATGCTTTCATGTGCTGGGGCTGATCGGCTCCAGACTGGAATGAGGGGTGCTTTTGGCAAGCCCCAGGGTACCTGCGCTCGTGTGGACATTGGTCAGGTCCTCCTTTCTGTGCGCTGCAAGGAAAGCAATGCTAATCATGCTGAAGAAGCCCTCCGCCGTGCCAAATTCAAGTTCCCTGGCCGCCAAAAGATCATCCGCAGCAGGAAGTG gggtTTTACCAAGTTCACCCGTGCTGAGTATCTGAAGTACAAGAGCGAGGGTAGGATTGCACCTGATGGTGTCAATGCTAAG CTGCTCGGTGTTCATGGTCCCCTCTCTAAGCGTGCCCCGGGGAAGGCATTCCTTGCAGAGAACATTCAAGCGTCTGCGTAG